TTGAATCAGATGCAAGTTTAGCTGCTCAAGTTGTTAGCTGGGCGGCTTCTCCTTATTATGGTGTTAAGGGAGAAATAAAAAATGTAAAAGATGCCATCACCCGAGTGCTTGGCTTTGATTTTATTATGAGTATTGCTGTAGCAATGTGTTTAAACAAAACCATTGAGTTTCCACAGGATCAGCCAAAAGGATTCACTCCATTCTGGCAACAGGCATCTTACGCTGCAATTACTGCTGAGCAGCTAGTGCGTAGAATGTCAGTATCAAAAAAATTCGATAAAGGCTTGGCTTATTTAAGTGGCTTACTACATAATTTTGGCTATTTAGTGATGGCTTATGTATTTCCAGATCATTTTTCAAATATATGCCGTTATATGGAAGTTAATCGGCATATTAACCATATTGAAATAGAGCGATATTTAATAGGCGTCACACGTGATCAAGTATGTTGTTGGTTAATGCACTATTGGGATATGCCAGAAGAACTGGTAGTAGCCATAAGGTTTCAACATTCACCGGATTATGACGGTGAATACTCTCAATATGCCTTGTTACTTTATTTAGTACAGAGGTTGTTAAAAAATCAGGGAATAGGTGATGCACCATATGAGCAAATTCAAAGTGAATTATATAGTCGTTTGAATATTGCTTCTGATCAGGCAGTAGAGATTATTCAGGAAGTAATAGAGAGTCATGATGATGTTGAAATGTTAGGAAATAGTTTAGCAGCATAAAAATCATTTTACTTTTTACATTAGCTTTTAATATAAAACAGACCGGTGTTTATCGGTCTTTTTATTTTTCAGAATACTTGCTCTATTGTCTTATTGTGTGAAATGTGTAGTAATGCTTTATGCTTTTTGATGGTAAGGTTATTGCTAATTCCTGTTATAAAAATATTAATAGTAAAAT
This genomic interval from Spartinivicinus ruber contains the following:
- a CDS encoding aminoacyl-tRNA deacylase and HDOD domain-containing protein, which produces MAIPEKVQEALNKQGVKYKQADYRKVINNKKNIANVIYCTFLEDAKGLVMVICPHTHIIDLNFLNSQFNRKLMAIDPERLHKLLKDNYLENLPAIPQLFDFPVLVDSQLFKANQPLWLDCGIDGQLISVDNDSYKKLVSHYTQSQFSVKVPEMAESPEIWQQDIFEITQAVNTHTQLVMRAQLEETIDLPPLPQTAQKILQLSTDPNADIKQLVRIVESDASLAAQVVSWAASPYYGVKGEIKNVKDAITRVLGFDFIMSIAVAMCLNKTIEFPQDQPKGFTPFWQQASYAAITAEQLVRRMSVSKKFDKGLAYLSGLLHNFGYLVMAYVFPDHFSNICRYMEVNRHINHIEIERYLIGVTRDQVCCWLMHYWDMPEELVVAIRFQHSPDYDGEYSQYALLLYLVQRLLKNQGIGDAPYEQIQSELYSRLNIASDQAVEIIQEVIESHDDVEMLGNSLAA